From Coffea arabica cultivar ET-39 chromosome 9c, Coffea Arabica ET-39 HiFi, whole genome shotgun sequence, one genomic window encodes:
- the LOC113707785 gene encoding pentatricopeptide repeat-containing protein At1g30610, chloroplastic-like, which translates to MAQVGLPLTESSLVFGPNYIQNSIFPSGFPVSQRPFFGIALKFQLHKVKKQSTRIITGSLLANKNVVDEKEFQFKPSFDEYLKAMESVKASREKQGPQNSRKDGNSKGKRANQNDTLKDSDRKDNSFSKGDEEDGELRGIGGEVSSVFMGKEGKDDRFSNTVKVKKKNVELKKTRKPMKKSFTSGENDSIESEALHIIDRAAFKPLEQLDDVYDKPRITRVDMEERIQKLAKCLNGADIDMPEWMFSKMMRSAKIRFSDHSVLRIIQILGKLGNWRRVLQVIEWIQLRERFKSHKLRFIYTTALNVLGKSRRPVEALNLFQSMQQQMCTYPDLVAYRCIAVTLGQAGHMKELFHVIDCMRSLPKKKFKTGFLQKWDPRLEPDVVVYNAVLNACVKRKNWEGAFWVLQQLKQQGQPPSSTTYGLVMEVMLACGKYNLVHDFFRKMQKTCIPNSLTYKVLLNTLWREGKIDEAILAIEEMERRGIIGTASLYYDLARCLCSAQRCQEALMQIDKLCRVANKPLVVTFTGLIQACVDSGDAKNGAYIFEHMQKFCSPNLVTYNIMLKAFLNQGMFEEAKQLFLRLLENSHNINSKSDYKEKVTPDLYTFNTMLEGCAAEEKWDDLEWVYVEMLKSGYHFNSKRHLQIILDASSAGKGELLEMVWMHLVQGDQIPPFLLISQMFRIKLEQRNFTAALSCFACHPSINSQAFSTKWWLKFFADNVHSLEKDTFVKLMHSANSLVARTDAQNLILQNLKLSCMEFLSQQMASNELSLTEVADRTHCTSTTAFVY; encoded by the exons ATGGCTCAAGTGGGTCTTCCTTTAACCGAAAGTTCTTTAGTTTTTGGACCAAATTACATCCAAAATTCAATCTTTCCATCTGGGTTTCCCGTATCTCAAAGACCCTTTTTCGGAATTGCCTTGAAATTTCAATTGCACAAGGTAAAGAAGCAAAGCACGAGAATTATTACTGGTTCTTTATTAGCTaataaaaatgttgttgatgagAAAGAGTTTCAATTCAAACCCTCCTTTGATGAGTACTTGAAGGCCATGGAGTCGGTGAAAGCTAGCAGAGAAAAGCAGGGCcctcaaaattcaagaaaagatGGGAATTCGAAGGGCAAAAGAGCGAATCAAAATGATACATTGAAGGATTCTGATAGGAAAGACAATAGTTTTAGCAAAGGGGATGAAGAAGATGGTGAATTAAGGGGCATTGGAGGGGAAGTTTCTAGTGTGTTTATGGGCAAAGAAGGGAAAGATGATAGGTTTAGTAATACTGTTAAAGTGAAGAAGAAGAATGTTGAGTTGAAGAAGACGAGGAAGCCTATGAAGAAGTCTTTTACTAGTGGTGAGAATGACAGCATTGAGAGTGAGGCTTTACATATAATTGATAGGGCTGCATTTAAACCATTGGAACAACTGGATGATGTTTATGATAAGCCAAGAATTACAAGGGTGGATATGGAAGAGAGGATTCAGAAACTAGCTAAATG TCTCAATGGTGCAGATATTGACATGCCTGAGTGGATGTTTTCTAAAATGATGCGAAGTGCCAAGATTAGATTCTCAGATCATTCAGTGCTGAGGATCATCCAGATATTGGGTAAGCTGGGAAACTGGAGGCGTGTGCTTCAAGTCATTGAGTGGATTCAGTTGCGCGAGCGCTTCAAATCGCATAAGCTAAG ATTCATTTACACAACTGCACTTAATGTGCTTGGAAAGTCGAGGAGGCCTGTGGAGGCACTCAACTTGTTTCAGTCTATGCAG CAACAAATGTGCACATATCCAGATCTTGTAGCTTATCGTTGTATTGCTGTCACTCTTGGACAAGCAGGACACATGAAGGAACTTTTTCATGTAATAGATTGCATGAGGTCTCTTCCGAAAAAGAAGTTCAAGACcggttttcttcaaaaatgGGATCCTCGATTGGAGCCAGATGTTGTTGTCTACAATGCA GTTCTAAATGCTTGTGTGAAGCGCAAAAATTGGGAAGGTGCATTCTGGGTGTTGCAGCAGCTAAAGCAACAAGGCCAGCCTCCCTCGAGCACGACATATGGTCTAGTCATGGAG GTGATGCTTGCATGCGGAAAGTACAACTTGGTTCATGATTTTTTcaggaaaatgcaaaaaacaTGTATTCCAAATTCCTTAACTTACAAAG TTCTTCTGAACACTTTGTGGAGGGAAGGTAAAATTGACGAAGCAATATTAGCTATTGAAGAAATGGAAAGGCGAGGAATTATTGGTACCGCCAGTTTGTACTATGACCTGGCTCGTTGCCTTTGTAGTGCCCAAAGGTGTCAAGAGGCACTAATGCAA ATCGACAAATTATGCAGAGTTGCAAATAAGCCTTTGGTGGTGACGTTTACTGGATTGATTCAAGCATGTGTTGATTCTGGTGATGCTAAAAATGGAGCATATATCTTTGAACATATGCAGAAATTCTGTTCTCCAAACTTGGTTACCTATAATATAATGCTGAAGGCCTTCCTGAATCAAGGGATGTTTGAAGAAGCAAAGCAGTTGTTTCTGAGATTACTAGAAAACAGCCACAATATAAATAGTAAATCAGACTACAAAGAAAAGGTTACACCAGATCTTTACACATTTAACACGATGCTGGAGGGATGTGCTGCAGAAGAGAAGTGGGACGATCTTGAGTGGGTATATGTAGAGATGTTAAAATCTGGTTACCACTTCAATTCAAAACGTCATCTTCAAATAATATTGGATGCCAGCAGTGCTGGAAAG GGAGAACTCTTGGAGATGGTCTGGATGCATTTGGTTCAGGGAGATCAGATTCCGCCATTCCTGCTGATTAGCCAAATGTTTCGCATAAAACTGGAGCAACGTAACTTCACTGCGGCTCTCTCTTGCTTTGCTTGCCATCCTTCTATTAACTCGCAGGCATTTTCCACCAAGTGGTGGTTAAAGTTCTTCGCGGACAACGTTCATAGCTTGGAGAAGGATACGTTTGTCAAGCTGATGCACTCTGCGAATTCATTGGTTGCCAGAACCGATGCCCAAAATCTCATACTCCAAAATCTAAAGCTATCCTGTATGGAATTTTTAAGCCAGCAGATGGCATCTAATGAACTTAGTTTAACAGAAGTAGCTGATAGAACTCATTGCACAAGCACAACAGCTTTTGTATATTAA